A window of Calorimonas adulescens contains these coding sequences:
- a CDS encoding phosphatase PAP2 family protein, with the protein MIHLELQVAIIRCIQYFHNPILDSFFIFITNFGSEAFYFIIIPIIYWSINKRAGLGLGVTLILSIYLNAFLKETLMTKRPIGYPGIRSIYLSSAGGYAFPSGHAQGTSTVWGYLTGYFKSKWLYWLGLSLIVLVSLSRLYLGVHWPIDVVGGAALGLAMAYLGLKLINNFNKIESYKYPIKVAASAIIPTALLALFTQPDSFKYLAMLSGILIGYFTDEEYIGYQPKSNTPVKSILKYSIGLVVFLSIYLGLRMLLPYSNLTNMLRYFLSGLWLTLGAPWIYSRFKL; encoded by the coding sequence GTGATACACTTGGAACTTCAGGTGGCAATAATAAGATGCATACAGTATTTTCACAATCCGATCCTGGACTCATTCTTTATATTCATAACAAACTTTGGAAGCGAAGCCTTCTATTTTATCATTATCCCTATAATATACTGGAGCATTAATAAAAGAGCGGGGCTTGGTCTCGGAGTCACTCTCATATTATCCATTTATTTGAATGCCTTCTTGAAGGAAACGCTGATGACAAAAAGACCAATAGGCTACCCTGGCATAAGATCTATATATCTTTCATCTGCTGGCGGATATGCCTTCCCCAGCGGGCATGCTCAAGGCACATCCACTGTATGGGGATATCTCACAGGATATTTTAAGAGTAAATGGTTATACTGGCTTGGCTTATCTCTGATTGTGTTAGTGTCTCTATCAAGGCTCTATCTTGGTGTACACTGGCCCATAGATGTCGTTGGAGGTGCGGCATTGGGCCTGGCCATGGCCTATCTTGGTCTAAAACTGATTAATAACTTCAATAAAATAGAATCATATAAATATCCAATAAAAGTAGCGGCTTCTGCAATTATACCCACCGCCTTGCTTGCATTATTTACTCAGCCGGATTCATTTAAGTACCTGGCTATGCTCTCTGGCATACTGATAGGGTATTTTACTGATGAAGAATACATTGGGTACCAACCCAAATCAAATACGCCGGTGAAATCCATCCTAAAGTATTCTATCGGCCTTGTGGTATTCTTATCCATATACCTGGGATTGCGTATGCTACTACCATATAGCAACCTCACCAATATGCTGAGGTATTTCCTCTCAGGACTCTGGCTTACGTTGGGTGCACCATGGATATACAGTAGATTTAAACTTTAG